In the genome of Ignavibacteriales bacterium, one region contains:
- the hflX gene encoding GTPase HflX, whose translation MEIEKKTIERAALVALHTNEITKELVEEHLAELEELALTAGADTVYKMIQSKYTKDPAYYIGKGKAEELAVIVEERKIDLVIFDDDLSPVQVRNLEKLLNKKIVDRSGLILDIFAFRAKTKEAKTQVELAQLQYMLPRLTRAWTHLSKQYGGIGTKGPGETQIETDRRIIRNRISHLKENLVKIEAHRSTQSAGRKDLTKLALVGYTNVGKSTLFNLLTNAGVFAEDKLFATLDSTTRSFTLGNNRKFLISDTVGFIRKLPHHLVASFKSTLNEVRDADVILHIIDLSHQYYEDHISVVEQTMKDLHFHSKKIIRVFNKVDAVSNKHLLDYAKNKYTNSVIISAKKGINVSSLNDKVLSFVEDAFVNEDIILPAEKSRIAAKIHELADVLSTRYDEDKILITYRTKKENSEKIKKMIHGK comes from the coding sequence ATTGAAATAGAGAAGAAAACAATTGAACGCGCAGCATTAGTTGCGCTTCATACAAATGAAATAACAAAAGAACTTGTTGAAGAACACCTTGCTGAGCTTGAGGAACTTGCATTAACAGCCGGCGCTGATACTGTTTATAAAATGATCCAGTCAAAGTACACAAAGGACCCTGCTTATTACATCGGTAAAGGTAAAGCAGAAGAGCTTGCAGTAATAGTTGAAGAAAGAAAAATCGATCTTGTAATTTTTGATGATGATCTGTCTCCCGTCCAGGTAAGGAATCTTGAAAAACTTCTTAACAAAAAAATTGTTGACCGAAGCGGATTGATACTCGACATTTTTGCATTCCGTGCAAAAACTAAAGAAGCAAAAACACAGGTTGAACTTGCACAGCTTCAGTATATGCTGCCAAGACTTACGCGCGCGTGGACTCACCTTTCAAAACAATATGGCGGTATCGGGACAAAAGGTCCGGGTGAAACACAGATTGAAACCGACAGACGAATTATCAGGAACAGGATAAGTCATCTAAAAGAAAACCTTGTTAAGATCGAAGCGCATCGTTCGACACAAAGTGCGGGGAGAAAAGATCTGACAAAACTTGCACTTGTAGGTTATACAAATGTTGGTAAGTCAACGCTGTTCAATTTGTTGACGAATGCCGGTGTGTTTGCCGAAGATAAATTATTCGCGACGCTTGATTCAACAACTCGTTCATTTACGCTTGGCAATAACAGAAAGTTTTTAATAAGCGATACAGTTGGATTCATTCGTAAACTTCCTCATCATCTCGTTGCATCATTTAAAAGTACATTGAATGAAGTTCGTGACGCAGATGTAATTTTGCACATCATAGATCTTTCGCATCAATATTATGAAGATCATATCTCAGTCGTTGAGCAAACGATGAAAGATCTGCATTTCCATTCAAAGAAAATTATACGTGTGTTTAACAAAGTTGATGCTGTATCAAATAAACATTTACTTGATTATGCAAAAAACAAGTACACCAACAGTGTAATAATCTCAGCAAAGAAAGGCATAAATGTTTCTTCACTGAATGACAAAGTTTTAAGTTTTGTTGAAGATGCTTTTGTGAATGAAGATATTATTCTGCCTGCAGAGAAAAGCAGGATCGCAGCAAAGATTCATGAACTTGCGGATGTGCTTTCAACAAGGTATGATGAAGATAAAATCCTGATTACATACAGAACAAAAAAAGAGAACTCAGAAAAAATAAAGAAGATGATACATGGCAAATAG
- the hutH gene encoding histidine ammonia-lyase, translated as MANSVLMIDGRSLTLNKIESFLKENQKIKLTPGAIKNVKRSRALIDKWVDEGKVIYGVTTGFGEFANVSISKKDIEKLQENLIISHSTGVGDPLPPFIVKIMMLLRVNALASGHSGIRLETLELLIAMINNNIIPVIPSQGSVGSSGDLAPLSHLVLTMIGKGEVQIFKNVVNDDSHKVKVQKSSTVLKKYGLTPIRLGAKEGLALINGTQMMTAFAAYICIEANKLKKVTDIAGALSHETLRGTDNAFDLRLHKLRPFPGQITVAKNILSMIKGSEIRESHRKNDPRVQDSYSIRCIPQIHGASRDTIDYVSSRVEVELNSVNDNPLIFPDDEEHLEGGNFHGQPMALAMDFMAIALSEYANVSERRTERMLNGSLSSLPRFLAKNGGLNSGLMIAQYTAAALVSENKVLAHPASVDSIPTSANQEDHNSMGSIAARKCFQIMKNVQSVLAIEILTACQGLEFHRPMKPGIGTQSAYNTIRKKIKPVESDRVLYTEIEKVISLIRNNQILTEVERRIKLL; from the coding sequence ATGGCAAATAGTGTTTTGATGATCGATGGCAGATCACTCACGTTAAATAAGATTGAAAGTTTTTTAAAAGAAAATCAAAAAATAAAACTTACTCCCGGCGCAATTAAAAATGTAAAACGTTCGCGCGCTTTAATTGATAAATGGGTTGACGAAGGAAAAGTAATTTACGGTGTAACAACAGGCTTCGGAGAGTTTGCCAATGTTTCAATTTCAAAAAAAGATATTGAAAAACTTCAGGAGAACCTGATCATCAGTCATTCAACAGGAGTCGGCGATCCGCTTCCTCCGTTTATTGTTAAGATAATGATGCTGCTTCGTGTCAATGCACTTGCAAGCGGTCATTCGGGCATTCGTCTTGAAACACTTGAACTACTCATTGCGATGATTAACAATAACATCATTCCGGTTATTCCTTCTCAAGGATCAGTTGGATCAAGCGGTGATCTTGCGCCATTGTCGCATCTTGTTCTTACAATGATCGGTAAAGGTGAAGTGCAGATATTTAAGAATGTTGTGAATGATGATTCGCATAAAGTTAAAGTTCAAAAATCTTCCACAGTATTAAAGAAGTATGGATTAACCCCAATCAGACTTGGTGCTAAAGAAGGCTTAGCCTTAATTAACGGTACTCAAATGATGACAGCTTTTGCTGCATATATTTGTATCGAGGCAAACAAACTGAAAAAAGTTACTGACATAGCAGGCGCACTTTCACATGAAACATTACGCGGGACTGACAATGCATTCGATCTGCGACTTCATAAACTAAGACCATTTCCCGGGCAAATTACAGTTGCAAAAAATATTTTGTCGATGATTAAAGGAAGTGAAATCCGCGAATCGCACCGGAAGAATGATCCGCGAGTTCAGGATTCATATTCGATCAGATGTATTCCGCAGATCCACGGTGCATCGAGAGATACAATTGATTATGTCTCATCGCGCGTTGAAGTTGAATTGAATTCTGTGAATGATAATCCATTAATTTTTCCTGATGATGAAGAACATCTTGAAGGCGGAAATTTTCATGGTCAGCCGATGGCGCTTGCAATGGACTTTATGGCAATTGCACTTTCCGAATACGCAAATGTTTCTGAACGAAGAACTGAAAGAATGTTGAATGGTTCACTCAGCAGTCTTCCAAGATTTCTTGCAAAGAATGGCGGGTTGAATTCCGGTTTGATGATCGCACAGTACACTGCCGCCGCGTTGGTATCGGAGAATAAAGTACTTGCTCATCCCGCTAGTGTTGATTCAATTCCAACATCTGCAAACCAGGAAGATCATAATTCAATGGGTTCGATAGCGGCAAGAAAATGTTTTCAGATCATGAAAAATGTTCAATCAGTTTTAGCGATTGAAATTTTAACTGCGTGCCAGGGACTTGAGTTTCATAGACCCATGAAACCGGGAATTGGTACTCAATCAGCTTATAATACAATCAGAAAAAAAATTAAGCCTGTAGAATCAGACAGAGTTTTATACACTGAAATCGAAAAGGTGATTTCTTTGATACGGAATAATCAGATTTTAACTGAAGTTGAAAGAAGAATAAAACTTTTATAA